One genomic segment of Cololabis saira isolate AMF1-May2022 chromosome 22, fColSai1.1, whole genome shotgun sequence includes these proteins:
- the smchd1 gene encoding structural maintenance of chromosomes flexible hinge domain-containing protein 1: protein MQRPAAAAAASAGPAGVSPQQPRSSKMIRVYDCRTENGETPKIDLDARCLDFNGFMQLICKKFALRFYETFVLVTTDRKVMNYDTFGELQSGSTLYLLHHENQPLPAAMSEEIMFQPHYDSLLKAGTFEYYAEGQKSFTYALAELVDNSLSATSGNSGVKTIEIRMLFDKTPAVLVLDNGRGMSSKDLNNWATYRLSKFKRNSSIFSSEKEDYVRPDHTRRSLNSDISYFGVGGKQASFFIGDSVRMISKQANSPDVHELVLSKEDFERKEENKEDIYKGTILNRKAGDSSHIADDERFLHSIIAEESGKDSFTAAVITGVFPDHITYLKQHFDEWTRKLAHVYHYYIHGVDGNNMRSPQTSHNHLNIDILVTLREKPPKCPRVMNLREVEDDMQTLYINAAVDTFEFKAQTGDGGVVEGVLRYHPFLYDKETYPKDPVEPPAPVDEEDDDYSIPSGNLGTRDIFECFWNGRLIPYTKVSEFDWCPRSCKGTKLLPSECYSRFSGVLFTDDKFLVSSSKLKFMELELKLKDKETIFTPNSNTQRHSQRGNIEKEFKQWLQNCHEKYDKEVEFLGYKETITREDAPNKKMQFPWATFSTIEWDGKTYKEGQLVKSQKTVPIIYGSVIRFLLYGEYNKTCFATGGHVEVNREPEALYHTTKIIPISKIDKTATDENIRTYIENDVDKIPEKLVMDWPEGNPWSQDSAHPAGTPLGPLRVNILNRKGDPLSVIQTGGPGKKMNVDLKIVHHGSKGDKQIGGNTIARFVQKHGYWFKKIENLTSLGKYTLSLKSMINDPSDFGGRLPKHELKFTIKEGEAESFTVGEVNPTLRVGVPFNIPLQIVDRYNHPVTLPSKIKPVIDCGGLDLSYETVSSSSSKTFTISGVKARGKVLNYQKSYDLTVTLPGLKTDTKMIKIALLPGNPHSLHVKPELDQFKLENGDSATFTVEVLDEAGNITANPKQIVRCQVSGLPPVTTDCSRTGSGQLVTKPINVHIIDGQPQMLGVQFNMPSQRHIKPVMAQIKVLPSSRVSKIQLYFQDGDNLMLRNNEKIDWQAGGVLERLFYKLYDESEIEVPLTAEIASKIKVNWTADVDQADLFRGKLPDVQVPTQVQELRFHQVSYQDQNVSFSFTIIPCPDKPERLRATLPENTVKLGETLPGDIKLELVDQYDNVTNSLTHACLKYMTVDAEGLNKSEIAFQFEENCSYVAVAGVSFHSGSLGPRELCFTFNDYVASAIVKVTAGVPAQLQLLSGPEQPLQVLNGNSISTPFLIQLCDQWGNPCPDQGVVVQIESSSPSLELSTVTLQPVDADGKVSFTVDGVNGPKGCYQLLFKSSFNGKAISGPSVNLTVIPDPNKPVKLSVKYDTRARFCAGGTFPVFSVTVVSDEGSPITSCNPADLSMLLWEGESSMPPQTAINLKCSKPMGNDRNDCFYFRDKDIPESTGTNNIQFSLFCSKTRTLFSDQIKIDVVANQPVKLGPDSQPNTPVVFYSTDMTNRRLVENLTLKIKDKCGNAAGQKLNGKVIVSIRCCDKERNQTLPLFEGQKQSVEVGLQRGAAHILNLSIMKNSPGDNGSTYILVFKPEVQMIPTALAAFELPFKYYNDAESQGKMSELTRKKDQLTAAIAKNEEINTSFRELREALTNQLLNACKKEEFFRNELNKRNMRLVQHSSIADIDQLLTEKTAEAERNQNVPRRICSIHRNNFSGPDVLGMVGHLAFIQDDDAARVISWHLTGDMNCVVTKTTAAANRIYHDTQGAQQVMPLDGIHVQAGDRPLPHMRNGRKLFEPPGNPVHARNLLMFPTEKEKCDVVFKNLLADTIVMDDLESATNYRRMVVQNKMPCPTILTRQGDRVSARGKFGGSQNKAPPLHKLVVFGAPLPPFYAILKEEIELLCQYRTAVEKKKKVEKERDNHIQTWRSPEKQQKMEEMEKQLREIEEELTSERPRKRSPGADGDGETSGILTKRLRQRSK from the exons ATGCAGCGCCCAGCTGCGGCTGCAGCCGcatctgctggtcctgctggtgttTCTCCACAGCAGCCCAGATCCAGCAAGATGATCCGTGTTTATGACTGCCGCACCGAAAACGGGGAGACTCCAAAGATAGATCTGGATGCGAGATGTCTGGACTTTAATGGCTTTATGCAACTTATCTGCAAG aaatttgCTCTCCGTTTTTATGAGACATTTGTGCTGGTCACAACCGACAGAAAAGTTATGAATTATGACACCTTTG GGGAGCTTCAAAGTGGCAGCACCCTCTACTTGTTGCACCACGAGAACCAGCCTCTGCCAGCAGCGATGTCGGAGGAAATCATGTTCCAGCCTCATTACGATTCGCTGCTGAAGGCTGGGACTTTCGAGTACTACGCTGAGGGCCAGAAATCATTTA CTTACGCGCTCGCTGAGCTGGTAGACAACTCTCTTTCAGCCACATCTGGTAACTCAGGAGTGAAGACAATAGAGATACGGATG CTGTTTGACAAAACCCCCGCGGTCCTTGTTCTGGATAATGGGCGAGGCATGAGCTCGAAGGACCTCAATAACTGGGCCACATACAGACTTTCTAAGTTTAAAAGGAACAGCAGCATATTTTCAAG TGAAAAAGAAGACTATGTTCGCCCCGATCACACCCGTCGCAGTCTCAACAGTGATATTTCGTACTTCGGAGTTGGAGGAAAACAGGCATCTTTCTTCATCGGGGACTCAGTCAGA ATGATCAGCAAACAAGCAAACTCTCCAGATGTTCATGAGCTGGTTCTATCAAAAGAAGACTTtgagagaaaagaggagaacAAAGAAGATATTTACAAAGGGACTATCTTAAACAGGAAG GCCGGCGACTCCTCACACATCGCAGATGATGAGCGCTTCCTCCATAGCATCATCGCAGAGGAGTCTGGGAAGGACAGCTTCACCGCGGCCGTGATCACAGGAGTCTTCCCTGATCACATCACCTACCTGAAGCAGCACTTCGACGAGTGGACCAGAAAGCTAGC aCACGTTTATCACTATTACATTCATGGTGTCGATGGAAACAACATGAGGAGCCCCCAAACTTCACATAATCACCTTAATATTGATATTCTG GTCACTCTGCGGGAGAAGCCTCCTAAATGCCCTCGTGTGATGAATCTCAGAGAAGTTGAAGATGACATGCAAACTCTGTACATTAACGCCGCCGTGGACACGTTTGAGTTCAAGGCCCAGACTGGAGACGGCGGGGTGGTGGAGGGAGTCCTTCGGTATCACCCCTTCCTCTATGACAAGGAGACTTACCCTAAAGATCCAGTTGAACCTCCAG caccCGTTGATGAAGAAGATGACGATTACAGCATTCCTTCTGGAAACCTGGGGACGAGAGACATCTTCGAATGTTTCTGGAACGGGCGGCTCATCCCGTACACCAAAGTGTCGGA GTTCGACTGGTGCCCTCGATCCTGTAAAGGCACAAAGTTATTACCTTCAGAGTGTTACAGTCGCTTTTCAGGGGTCCTTTTTACCGACGACAAGTTCCTGGTCAGCAGTAGTAAGCTCAAGTTCATGGAGCTGGAGCTGAAACTGAAGGACAAGGAGACCATTTTCACTCCGAACTCTAACACACAG AGACACTCACAAAGAGGCAATATTGAGAAAGAGTTTAAGCAGTGGCTTCAAAACTGTCACGAGAAATACGACAAGGAAGTCGAGTTTCTGGGCTACAAAGAGACTATCACACGAGAGGATGCGCCCAACAAGAAGATGCAGTTCCCCTGGGCAACGTTCTCCACCATCGAATGGGATGGAAAAACGTACAAAGAGGGGCAACTT GTGAAGTCTCAGAAGACGGTCCCCATCATTTATGGCTCAGTGATTCGGTTTCTGCTGTATGGAGAGTACAACAAAACCTGCTTTGCAACGGGAGGACACGTGGAAGTGAACCGT GAGCCTGAAGCGCTTTATCACACAACCAAGATCATACCCATTTCAAAGATTGACAAGACCGCCACCGATGAAAACATCAGGACGTACATTGAGAATGATGTTGACAA GATCCCGGAGAAGCTGGTCATGGACTGGCCTGAAGGTAACCCTTGGTCGCAGGACTCCGCACACCCCGCTGGCACTCCTTTAG GACCCCTCAGAGTTAACATTCTGAACAGGAAGGGCGACCCGCTGTCCGTCATACAAACGGGGGGGccgggaaaaaaaatgaatgttgacCTCAAAATCGTCCACCACG GTTCTAAAGGAGATAAACAGATTGGTGGCAACACTATTGCCCGCTTCGTACAAAAGCACGGTTACTGGTTCAAAAAAATAG AAAATCTGACCAGCTTGGGGAAGTACACGTTGTCTCTGAAAAGCATGATAAATGACCCCTCTGACTTCGGAGGCCGACTTCCGAAACACGAGCTCAAGTTCACCATCAAAG AGGGAGAGGCAGAGAGTTTCACAGTTGGCGAGGTGAACCCGACTCTTCGTGTGGGAGTGCCATTCAACATTCCTCTACAGATAGTTGATCGCTACAACCACCCAGTGACACTCCCTTCCAAAATCAAACCTGTCATCGACTGCGG TGGGCTGGATTTGAGTTATGAGAcggtgagcagcagcagcagcaaaaccTTCACCATCAGTGGTGTCAAAGCCAGGGGAAAAGTGCTAAACTACCAAAAG AGCTACGACCTGACAGTGACGCTGCCGGGCCtcaaaacagacacaaaaatgATCAAGATTGCTCTTCTTCCTG GTAATCCACATTCACTTCACGTGAAACCAGAACTCGATCAGTTCAAATTAGAGAATGGAGACTCGGCTACCTTCACTGTTGAGGTTCTCGACGAGGCCGGAAACATCACCGCCAACCCCAAACAGATCGTTCGCTGTCAG GTCTCCGGACTTCCCCCGGTTACGACCGACTGCAGCAGAACTGGATCTGGGCAGCTTGTGACAAAACCCATAAACGTACACATAATCGACGGACAACCACAAATGCTTGGAGTTCAATTTAACATGCCT AGTCAGAGGCACATAAAACCGGTGATGGCGCAGATAAAGGTCCTGCCCAGCAGTAGAGTCTCAAAGATACAGCTCTACTTTCAGGACGGCGATAATCTAATGCTCAGGAACAATGAAAAGATTGACTGGCAAGCTGGAGGAGTGCTGGAGAGACTGTTTTACAAACTGTACGATGAGTCTGAGATAgaggtgccactcactgctGAAATAGCCTCCAAGATCAAGGTTAACTGGACGGCAGACGTGGATCAGGCAGATCTGTTCCGAGGGAAGCTGCCTGATGTCCAGGTGCCCACGCAGGTGCAGGAACTGCGCTTCCACCAGGTGTCCTACCAGGACCAGAACGTGTCCTTCTCATTCACTATCAT ACCTTGTCCAGATAAACCCGAGcggctaagagcaactctgccCGAGAACACGGTGAAGCTTGGTGAAACCCTACCAGGAGACATCA AGCTGGAGCTTGTGGACCAGTATGACAACGTAACCAACAGTCTCACACATGCTTGTTTGAAGTACATGACCGTGGACGCTGAGGGCCTCAACAAGTCCGAGATCGCCTTCCAATTCGAG GAGAACTGCAGCTATGTGGCGGTGGCCGGGGTCAGTTTCCACTCAGGGTCTCTTGGACCCAGAGAGCTGTGCTTCACCTTCAACGATTACGTGGCGAGTGCCATCGTAAAAGTGACTGCAGGAGTTCCTGCGCAGCTTCAACTACTCAGCGGACCTGAGCAG CCTTTACAGGTGTTGAACGGTAACAGCATCTCCACACCGTTTCTCATCCAGCTGTGCGACCAGTGGGGGAACCCTTGTCCAGATCAGGGGGTTGTTGTACAAATCGAGTCTTCGTCTCCATCACTGGAG CTCTCCACTGTTACTCTACAACCCGTGGATGCAGATGGGAAAGTCTCTTTCACAGTTGATGGTGTAAACGGCCCAAA GGGGTGCTATCAGCTACTGTTTAAGAGCTCTTTCAATGGAAAAGCCATCTCTGGTCCCTCAGTCAACCTCACAGTCATCCCTGATCCCAACAAACCCGTCAAGCTGTCAGTGAAGTATGACACCAGAGCCAGGTTTTGTGCAGGAGGCACTTTTCCAG TTTTTTCAGTGACTGTGGTGTCCGATGAAGGAAGTCCAATAACAAGTTGTAACCCTGCTGATCTGTCCATGTTGCTGTGGGAGGGAGAGTCATCCATGCCTCCACAGACT GCCATCAACCTGAAGTGCAGCAAACCAATGGGAAATGACAGAAATGACTGTTTTTACTTCAG AGATAAAGACATCCCAGAAAGTACTGGAACGAACAACATCCAGTTCTCTCTCTTTTGCAGCAAAACAAGAACTTTATTCAGTGATCAG ATCAAAATAGATGTTGTGGCCAATCAGCCTGTCAAACTGGGACCCGACTCTCAGCCGAACACACCGGTTGTGTTCTACAGCACGGACATGACCAACCGCAGGCTGGTTGAGAATTTGACTTTGAAGATAAAG GATAAGTGTGGAAATGCAGCAGGGCAGAAGCTGAACGGGAAGGTGATCGTCTCCATTCGGTGTTGTGATAAGGAAAGAAACCAAACTCTGCCTCTGTTTGAAGGACAAAAGCAGAGCGTTGAAGTCGGCTTACAGAGAGGAGCAGCTCACATCCTT AACCTGTCCATCATGAAGAACAGCCCCGGGGACAATGGCAGCACCTACATCCTCGTCTTCAAGCCTGAAGTGCAGATGATTCCCACCGCGTTGGCTGCTTTTGAGCTTCCCTTCAAATATTACAATG ATGCAGAGAGCCAAGGAAAAATGTCTGAGCTGACCAGGAAGAAGGACCAGCTCACGGCTGCCATCGCTAAAAACGAAGAAATAAATACGTCGTTCAGAGAACTGCGCGAAGCACTGACGA ATCAGCTCCTGAATGCATGCAAGAAAGAGGAGTTTTTCAGAAACGAGTTGAACAAAAGAAACATGAGACTTGTTCAGCATTCGTCT ATCGCGGATATTGACCAGCTTCTCACAGAGAAGACAGCCGAAGCTGAAAGGAATCAGAACGTGCCCCGGAGGATCTGCTCCATCCACAGGAACAACTTCAGTGGACCGGATGTTCTGGGAATG GTTGGCCACCTGGCCTTTATTCAGGACGATGATGCAGCGAGAGTCATCTCCTGGCACCTGACGGGGGACATGAACTGCGTCGTCACCAAGACAACAGCGGCCGCCAACAGGATCTACCACGACACCCAGGGAGCCCAGCAGGTCATGCCCCTGGATGGTATTCATGTGCAGGCGGGAGACAG ACCGCTGCCACACATGAGGAACGGCCGCAAGCTGTTTGAGCCGCCCGGGAACCCGGTCCACGCCAGGAACTTGCTGATGTTCCCCACCGAAAAAGAGAAGTGTGACGTCG